In one window of Tenrec ecaudatus isolate mTenEca1 chromosome 3, mTenEca1.hap1, whole genome shotgun sequence DNA:
- the IL2 gene encoding interleukin-2, with protein sequence MYRMQLLSCLALTLALLTHSAPTSGSTQAMRQQLEHLLLDLKMTLSRVNNYEPSKLSMMLRFKVYLPKKVTELKHLQCLVGELKPLEDVLTIAQNKKDIRELISNINVTALELKGSPTPACDYDEKPATIVEFLGTWIVFCQSVISTLT encoded by the exons ATGTACAGGATGCAGTTGTTGTCCTGCCTTGCCCTGACTCTGGCCCTCCTCACACACAGTGCACCCACTTCTGGCTCCACACAGGCAATGCGCCAACAACTGGAGCACTTGCTGCTGGATTTAAAGATGACTTTGAGTAGAGTCAAT AATTACGAGCCTTCCAAACTCTCCATGATGCTCCGATTTAAAGTTTACCTGCCTAAGAAG gTCACAGAATTAAAACATCTTCAGTGTCTAGTTGGAGAACTCAAACCTCTGGAGGATGTGCTGACCATAGCTCAAAACAAAAAAGACATTAGGGAATTAATCAGCAATATTAATGTCACCGCTCTGGAGCTAAAG GGCTCTCCAACCCCCGCGTGCGACTATGACGAGAAGCCCGCCACCATTGTCGAGTTCCTGGGGACATGGATCGTCTTTTGTCAAAGCGTCATCTCAACACTGACCTGA